The Vicia villosa cultivar HV-30 ecotype Madison, WI linkage group LG1, Vvil1.0, whole genome shotgun sequence genome includes a region encoding these proteins:
- the LOC131645017 gene encoding E3 ubiquitin-protein ligase CSU1-like has protein sequence MPQRHSKNNNDLAFFTYDEKRKLGYGTQKERLGKDSIKPFDACSLCLKSLIDPMSCQKGHLFCKECILECLLSQKKDIQRRLVAHSAQQKQEKEEEEEKLTLQKAKELDAFDQQNHGAVPQYSDRSYSRDKNGFHGANSVKVTSYEEEALRTMKAFWLPSATPEASVKVDAPSTTTICPEGKENLKLKTLFPVQFTEDTSEQRKSNALDRSYVCPSCKTTLTNTMSLVALSSCGHVFCKKCSDRFMAVDKVCLVCNKACKERHLVNLKRGGTGFAGHDDNLEAKDFKHLGSGSGLGLVRPAMKT, from the exons ATGCCTCAGAGACATTCGAAGAACAACAACGATCTCGCGTTCTTCACGTACGACGAGAAGCGGAAGCTTGGTTATGGAACGCAGAAGGAGAGGTTGGGGAAGGATTCCATCAAACCCTTCGATGCTTGCTCTCTCTGTCTCAAATCCTTGATTGACCCTATGAGCTGCCAAAAAGGTCACCTTTTCTGTAAAGAGTGTATTCTTGAGTGCTTGTTGTCTCAGAAGAAAGATATTCAAAG GAGGCTTGTGGCACATTCTGCTCAGCAGAAGCaagaaaaagaagaggaagaagagaaattAACGTTGCAGAAGGCTAAAGAACTTGATGCATTTGATCAGCAGAATCACGGTGCTGTACCACAATACAGTGATAGAAGCTATAGCCGCGATAAAAATGGTTTCCATGGAGCAAACAGTGTGAAGGTCACTTCCTATGAGGAGGAAGCCCTTAGAACAATGAAGGCATTTTGGCTGCCTTCTGCTACACCAGAAGCTTCTGTTAAAGTAGACGCTCCTTCCACCACTACAATCTGTCCAGAAGGCAAGGAGAATCTGAAGTTAAAGACACTTTTCCCTGTCCAGTTCACCGAAGATACTAGCGAGCAGAGAAAATCCAACGCCCTTGATAGGAGCTATGTTTGTCCTAGCTGCAAAACCACTCTCACCAACACAATGTCGCTTGTAGCCCTCAGTTCATGCGGGCATGTTTTTTGCAAAAAATGTTCTGACAGATTTATGGCTGTCGACAAGGTTTGTCTTGTTTGCAACAAGGCATGTAAAGAGAGACATCTGGTGAATTTGAAGAGGGGAGGTACAGGTTTTGCTGGTCACGATGATAATCTTGAAGCCAAAGATTTCAAGCATTTGGGAAGCGGCTCTGGTTTGGGTCTGGTTAGACCTGCGATGAAAACTTAA